One Lacipirellulaceae bacterium DNA window includes the following coding sequences:
- a CDS encoding DUF1559 domain-containing protein: MAKEHLRPTRHLERSAFTLVELLVVIAIIGVLVGLLLPAVQAAREAARRNQCLNNVKQVALAELNYESANGVFTPAGRTNYDTPCDENNPGNISSPPPQRKYPNGCGGPPWTVLILPFMEQTSLFDRFHLDTGFVPLKDLTDSRQCGSSQKNLDNYAAQLSPASFLHCPSDPFAIDQPTVSCYSICQGGGPNDTNTSTLEYEQNLGARCWGGGGSRFFLANYTNGIAYGNSEIGFGEITDGSTNTLLIGENKLHFLANTQGGRPERYSLWSSSVNESTGFGVPLTAFAASNGINADGRTAGLMYIDWILQGWRCINAGSFHPGGATFAMADGSVHFLSEDMDLELYRSLGRRADEQPTGSFLE; the protein is encoded by the coding sequence ATGGCTAAGGAACATTTGAGGCCAACACGTCACTTAGAGCGATCTGCTTTCACTTTGGTCGAACTGCTGGTCGTGATCGCCATTATTGGTGTACTCGTAGGCTTGCTGCTGCCGGCTGTTCAAGCGGCACGCGAAGCTGCTCGCCGCAATCAGTGCTTGAACAACGTCAAGCAAGTTGCCCTGGCCGAATTGAACTACGAATCGGCAAACGGCGTTTTCACGCCCGCGGGACGCACCAACTACGACACACCGTGTGACGAGAACAATCCGGGCAATATTTCTTCTCCTCCTCCCCAGCGGAAGTATCCGAACGGCTGCGGCGGTCCACCGTGGACCGTGTTGATTCTTCCCTTCATGGAGCAAACCTCCCTCTTTGATCGGTTTCATCTGGACACGGGGTTTGTGCCCTTAAAGGACCTCACCGATTCAAGACAGTGTGGAAGTAGCCAGAAGAACTTGGACAATTACGCAGCCCAACTGTCACCCGCATCGTTTCTGCACTGCCCGAGCGATCCTTTCGCGATCGATCAGCCAACGGTCAGCTGCTACAGCATCTGCCAAGGCGGGGGGCCCAACGACACGAACACGAGCACCCTCGAATACGAACAGAACTTAGGGGCCAGGTGTTGGGGCGGTGGTGGCTCACGATTCTTCCTGGCGAACTACACCAACGGCATTGCCTACGGGAATTCGGAGATCGGTTTTGGCGAGATTACTGATGGTTCCACGAATACACTTTTGATCGGCGAGAATAAGCTGCACTTTCTAGCCAACACACAGGGTGGTCGACCAGAACGCTATTCTCTCTGGTCCTCCTCAGTCAATGAGTCCACCGGGTTTGGAGTTCCCCTTACCGCCTTTGCAGCGTCAAACGGAATCAATGCCGATGGTCGCACGGCAGGGCTGATGTACATCGACTGGATCCTTCAGGGCTGGCGCTGCATCAATGCGGGCAGCTTCCATCCGGGCGGGGCAACGTTTGCCATGGCCGACGGCTCAGTCCATTTCCTCTCTGAAGACATGGATCTCGAACTATATCGCTCGCTTGGCCGTCGTGCCGATGAGCAACCAACCGGCTCGTTCTTGGAGTAA
- a CDS encoding sulfatase yields MRRAKIRTLYIAAIASAFSSSGIINQCNAAQLNQARRKPNIVFIMADDLGWSDVGYNGAEFYETPNIDALCKSGMEFTSAYPGGANCMPSRACIMSGMYTPRTKMWTPGRVAKGDPRFMRFLVPNQKNRRGDGKIPTKGSLGPSVVSLAHVLKQAGYKTLHLGKWHLGRENPLGFDRNDVNGRGAGLEKDQKFYGNKDVAEWLTDAAVEYIAENKEGTQPFFIYLNHYDVHVPINARDAVVEKYRKKKATQKWNRNWNPVYAAMVEAVDRSVGRVWQSLKANGLEENTLLIFTSDNGGYGGATWNTPLKGSKGSFYEGGIRTPLCISWPGKIKPRTTCHTPVTGVDYMPTFAELAGAVPPTTQPVDGVSIVPLLRGQPLAERSVYWHYPLYLDGRVKTKPVFSTDRMHWRTTPCSVIRHGDWKLIQFFETDTTELYNLKQDPGEQSDLATDHRDKVKELLSLLKAWQTNTERTFRKP; encoded by the coding sequence ATGCGGCGAGCTAAGATCCGGACGCTATACATCGCAGCAATCGCGAGTGCTTTCTCCAGCAGTGGAATCATCAATCAGTGCAACGCGGCACAGCTAAACCAAGCTAGGCGCAAACCCAACATTGTGTTCATCATGGCAGACGACCTGGGATGGTCGGACGTTGGCTATAACGGTGCGGAGTTTTATGAAACGCCGAACATCGATGCGTTGTGCAAGTCCGGCATGGAGTTCACTTCGGCGTATCCCGGCGGTGCCAATTGCATGCCGTCCCGCGCGTGCATCATGAGTGGAATGTACACCCCGCGAACGAAAATGTGGACGCCAGGCAGGGTGGCGAAAGGAGATCCCCGCTTCATGCGATTTCTGGTGCCAAACCAGAAAAATCGCCGTGGTGATGGAAAAATCCCAACGAAGGGCTCATTGGGTCCATCCGTGGTCTCACTGGCTCACGTGCTGAAGCAGGCTGGCTACAAGACGCTGCATCTGGGTAAATGGCATCTCGGTCGGGAGAACCCGCTGGGATTCGATCGGAATGACGTCAATGGCCGCGGTGCTGGTTTGGAGAAGGACCAGAAATTCTACGGCAACAAAGACGTGGCCGAGTGGCTGACCGACGCCGCAGTCGAATACATCGCGGAAAATAAAGAAGGAACGCAGCCCTTCTTCATCTATCTGAATCACTATGACGTTCATGTGCCGATCAATGCCCGTGACGCAGTGGTTGAGAAGTACCGCAAGAAGAAGGCCACCCAAAAGTGGAATCGTAACTGGAATCCTGTCTATGCAGCAATGGTCGAGGCGGTAGATCGATCGGTTGGCCGCGTGTGGCAGTCGCTCAAAGCCAATGGCTTGGAGGAGAATACATTATTGATTTTCACCTCTGACAACGGTGGGTATGGTGGAGCCACCTGGAACACACCTCTAAAAGGTTCAAAAGGCAGCTTCTACGAAGGCGGCATCCGCACGCCGCTGTGCATAAGTTGGCCCGGAAAAATCAAGCCGAGAACCACGTGTCACACACCAGTCACAGGAGTCGACTACATGCCAACTTTCGCCGAATTGGCAGGCGCGGTTCCTCCGACGACACAGCCAGTTGACGGAGTTTCGATCGTTCCGTTGCTGAGGGGGCAGCCGCTTGCGGAACGCTCTGTCTACTGGCACTATCCTCTTTATCTTGACGGACGTGTGAAGACCAAACCAGTCTTTAGCACCGATCGCATGCACTGGCGGACAACGCCGTGCAGCGTGATTCGCCATGGCGACTGGAAGCTAATTCAGTTTTTCGAAACCGACACGACGGAACTGTACAATCTCAAGCAGGACCCAGGTGAGCAAAGTGATCTCGCAACCGACCACCGCGACAAGGTCAAAGAACTCCTATCGCTGTTAAAAGCGTGGCAGACCAACACCGAGCGAACATTCCGGAAACCCTGA
- a CDS encoding UxaA family hydrolase — MSEPYWLFRWGAKALTAAELAATVEASGRPVETLVIQETGGTRSTIEQGRECVQRMLKQLEQTPRVELTVADLVVGTICGGSDATSGITANPAIGMAFDQLVQEGAACIFEETGELVGCESHLARRAATAELATELTASVEKARRYYQTLGHGSFASGNAVGELTTQEEKSMGAYAKSGTSTIHGLLKPGDLPSRSGLYLLDVVPDGEVRFGFPNINDNAEIGELIACGAHVILFATGRGSVVGSAISPVIKICGNPQTYHRLEEDMDINAGAVLEGKADIAQVGREIYDCVLETAAGHATASEALGHQEFIMTYKQFEPLGPSCLPVVS; from the coding sequence ATGTCGGAGCCGTACTGGCTGTTTCGCTGGGGTGCGAAAGCTTTAACCGCAGCCGAACTGGCCGCCACAGTCGAAGCTTCAGGACGGCCAGTGGAAACCCTCGTCATTCAAGAGACGGGCGGCACCCGATCGACCATTGAGCAAGGTCGCGAATGTGTGCAGCGGATGCTTAAGCAACTAGAGCAGACTCCACGCGTCGAACTGACGGTCGCCGACCTCGTCGTGGGAACTATCTGCGGCGGGTCCGACGCCACCAGCGGAATCACAGCCAATCCGGCCATCGGAATGGCATTCGATCAGCTTGTTCAGGAAGGAGCCGCTTGCATTTTCGAAGAGACGGGGGAACTCGTCGGCTGCGAATCGCACCTCGCCCGTCGTGCCGCGACAGCCGAGCTGGCGACTGAACTGACCGCCTCGGTTGAGAAAGCCCGCCGTTACTATCAGACCCTAGGGCACGGCAGTTTCGCTTCGGGCAACGCCGTCGGCGAGTTGACCACCCAGGAAGAGAAATCGATGGGCGCCTACGCCAAGAGCGGCACCTCAACGATCCACGGACTACTCAAGCCTGGCGACTTGCCCAGTCGGAGCGGCTTGTACTTGCTGGATGTCGTCCCTGACGGCGAAGTCCGCTTCGGCTTCCCCAACATCAACGACAACGCAGAAATCGGCGAACTAATCGCTTGCGGAGCGCACGTCATCCTGTTTGCCACCGGACGCGGCTCCGTCGTCGGCTCGGCGATTTCCCCCGTGATCAAGATCTGCGGCAACCCTCAGACCTACCACCGACTCGAAGAAGACATGGACATCAATGCCGGCGCGGTTTTAGAAGGCAAGGCAGACATCGCCCAAGTCGGCCGAGAAATCTACGACTGCGTACTGGAAACTGCCGCTGGCCACGCAACGGCTTCAGAAGCGCTCGGCCACCAAGAATTTATCATGACATACAAGCAATTCGAGCCGCTCGGGCCGAGTTGCTTGCCGGTGGTGAGTTAG
- the rho gene encoding transcription termination factor Rho translates to MAKKQRSGGRYRGRNNNNNGGGRNQKRGGRGGNRRRNNNRDSRRDDYPDNGEPLPLTAGSGVLEMHPNGYGFLRDPATNFTRERTDPFVPGTMIEKFGLREGLLLSGMVQHHRKQQGPRLRELLDVDGMAPEEYVNIKSFDELTPITPEEWLRLETGAEPISTRIIDLLAPLGKGQRALIVAPPRTGKTVLMQQISQAISENHPEVTMVVMLIDERPEEVTDMRRNVRGEVFASSLDNDVENHVRLAQLTVARCQRLSEMGKDVFMLMDSITRLARAFNKYVGNTGRTMSGGVDIKAMDVPKKLFATARAFEEGGSLTIVGTALIETGSRMDDLIFQEFKGTGNMELVLDRKLSDRRIWPAMDIEQSGTRREEKLLEPETLRAATMLRRTLSSMHHVDAMEQLTTKLGKFNSNEEFISLLQTTAD, encoded by the coding sequence ATGGCAAAGAAGCAGCGGTCTGGCGGTCGTTACCGCGGACGAAATAACAACAATAATGGCGGTGGCCGCAACCAGAAACGTGGCGGACGTGGCGGTAACCGTCGGCGCAATAACAACCGCGATTCGCGACGCGACGACTATCCCGATAACGGCGAACCATTGCCTTTGACCGCAGGTTCCGGCGTGCTTGAGATGCACCCCAACGGGTACGGCTTCCTCCGCGACCCGGCAACTAATTTCACCCGCGAGCGAACGGATCCGTTCGTGCCCGGCACGATGATTGAGAAGTTTGGGCTTCGCGAAGGGCTCTTGCTCAGCGGTATGGTCCAGCACCACCGCAAGCAGCAGGGCCCGCGACTTCGTGAGCTGCTGGATGTCGACGGCATGGCACCCGAAGAATACGTCAACATCAAGTCGTTTGACGAACTCACGCCGATCACGCCCGAAGAGTGGCTGCGGTTGGAAACAGGTGCTGAACCAATCAGCACACGGATTATCGACCTGCTCGCTCCGCTCGGTAAAGGCCAGCGGGCACTGATTGTCGCTCCGCCGCGGACTGGTAAGACGGTGCTCATGCAGCAGATCAGCCAAGCGATTTCGGAAAACCATCCCGAAGTGACGATGGTGGTCATGCTGATTGACGAGCGCCCCGAGGAAGTGACCGACATGCGTCGGAACGTCCGCGGCGAGGTTTTCGCGAGCAGCTTGGACAACGATGTCGAGAATCATGTTCGCCTCGCCCAGCTAACGGTTGCCCGTTGCCAGCGTCTTTCGGAAATGGGCAAGGACGTGTTCATGCTGATGGATTCGATCACCCGGTTGGCACGAGCGTTCAACAAATACGTCGGCAACACCGGTCGCACAATGAGCGGCGGTGTCGACATCAAAGCGATGGACGTGCCGAAAAAGTTGTTCGCTACGGCTCGTGCGTTTGAAGAAGGCGGATCGCTGACGATCGTCGGCACAGCGTTGATCGAAACCGGCAGCCGCATGGACGACTTGATCTTCCAAGAGTTCAAAGGCACGGGCAACATGGAACTGGTGTTGGATCGTAAACTGTCCGACCGTCGGATTTGGCCAGCCATGGACATCGAGCAATCGGGAACTCGCCGCGAGGAGAAGCTGCTGGAGCCAGAGACTCTGCGAGCGGCTACCATGCTCAGACGGACGCTCTCTTCGATGCACCACGTGGATGCCATGGAGCAGCTCACGACGAAACTCGGCAAGTTCAATTCGAACGAAGAGTTCATTTCGTTGCTTCAAACGACGGCTGACTGA
- a CDS encoding PEP-CTERM sorting domain-containing protein yields MKKLSFLSIATAVVVCSAAVSQAATVTIEALDLRGTGVFGHADATLNSGPGNTTADPLDWDITYNNLDLDGDSTANDTVNFTVRASGGAGQRAWGQGVDTGFGSLNGVTFSVINVSGTTTDGGNAIVFDGFTGGAIGVGGNGDLDRNAEINGQLASVMSPSTGGFQFVIDAVDFAPTATVLYDNSGGTFGAVSARHHDLQFSAVPEPTALILFGLGTLGLAASRRR; encoded by the coding sequence ATGAAGAAGTTGAGTTTTCTGAGCATCGCCACGGCTGTGGTTGTATGCTCCGCGGCAGTTTCACAAGCCGCGACGGTCACCATTGAGGCTCTTGACCTACGCGGCACTGGTGTCTTCGGTCATGCCGACGCCACGCTGAATTCTGGTCCCGGCAATACCACTGCCGATCCCCTCGATTGGGATATCACTTACAACAACTTAGATCTCGACGGCGATTCCACCGCCAACGATACCGTCAACTTCACCGTGCGTGCTTCTGGCGGTGCAGGCCAGCGTGCTTGGGGTCAAGGTGTCGATACTGGGTTCGGCAGCTTGAACGGCGTCACCTTCTCTGTGATCAATGTTTCTGGCACAACCACCGACGGTGGCAATGCCATCGTTTTCGACGGCTTTACTGGCGGTGCTATTGGTGTAGGCGGTAACGGCGACCTTGATCGGAATGCGGAGATCAATGGACAGCTTGCGAGCGTCATGTCTCCTAGTACTGGCGGTTTCCAGTTTGTAATCGACGCTGTTGATTTCGCTCCGACAGCAACTGTACTGTACGACAACTCCGGCGGTACTTTTGGTGCTGTATCTGCTCGCCACCACGACCTGCAGTTCAGTGCCGTACCTGAGCCGACTGCACTTATCCTTTTCGGTCTCGGAACGCTCGGCTTGGCAGCTAGCCGTCGTCGCTAA
- a CDS encoding UxaA family hydrolase, with translation MTHGETSQVRLLRINPADNVAVAVLPLAAGYQATFDGSRVTVREDVNLGAKIALADIGSGQKVIKFGEPIGSASTEIAAGDYVHTHNLQSDYIPTASH, from the coding sequence ATGACTCATGGTGAGACTTCCCAGGTGCGATTACTGCGGATCAACCCTGCAGATAACGTGGCGGTCGCCGTCCTGCCGCTAGCAGCAGGATATCAAGCAACCTTTGATGGAAGTCGAGTGACGGTCCGAGAAGATGTAAATCTAGGAGCAAAGATCGCTCTAGCGGACATCGGCTCTGGTCAGAAGGTCATCAAATTCGGCGAGCCCATTGGCTCGGCAAGTACCGAAATCGCGGCCGGCGATTACGTGCATACCCATAACCTGCAAAGCGACTACATCCCGACTGCGAGCCACTGA
- a CDS encoding DUF255 domain-containing protein codes for MAYRYTLPVFALLLGCFAGSAAVSAEEAVTWRTNLDAAKIEAAQSNRLVLLHFYTKSCGPCRKLDKNVFSQPQIAQSIEKNYVPVKVDAEASPALRGAFRIERVPTEVIITPEGNQVASMGSPAKADEYVGRLGQVANHFRQTTQQLVRTSHQQPAQVNNAYANLQVAQPTPTGQPTASTPQAGSVAQVTQNPYVSSQPAQARTQPATTASVGGRYATPPAQATPAQAAPQPTAQPSVAHVQQAQRQRAQPQMPANAMPQSYKRNPEAVNTQSSAQVVASQVPTSPQQNLAATTTPADQANATSASQQPVAPFVDRRVTPTADNSITPTPQGFAAAGAAAGQKAGTAPLGFDGYCPVSLKDHKRWVKGKVEHGVVHRNRLYLFASDEARQRFYSNPDKFSPVFSGCDPVLMLEQQQEVPGSRQYGYSHRGSFYLFANKITMQKFAQNPDAYSQQVRQAMTTIDSLQGGGTIRR; via the coding sequence ATGGCTTATCGATACACCTTACCGGTTTTCGCACTTCTCCTGGGTTGTTTCGCTGGCTCCGCGGCTGTTTCTGCGGAAGAAGCGGTTACATGGCGAACGAATCTTGACGCAGCAAAAATTGAGGCTGCTCAAAGCAATCGCCTAGTTCTGCTGCATTTCTACACGAAAAGCTGTGGCCCTTGCAGAAAGCTCGACAAGAACGTCTTCAGCCAACCGCAGATCGCCCAATCGATCGAGAAGAACTATGTGCCTGTGAAGGTCGATGCCGAGGCCTCGCCAGCGCTGCGTGGAGCCTTCCGTATCGAACGCGTTCCGACCGAGGTGATCATCACTCCCGAAGGCAATCAAGTCGCCAGCATGGGCAGCCCAGCGAAAGCCGATGAGTACGTCGGTCGACTAGGCCAAGTCGCTAATCACTTCCGTCAAACGACTCAGCAATTGGTAAGAACCTCTCACCAGCAACCTGCTCAGGTGAATAACGCTTACGCGAACCTGCAAGTCGCTCAGCCGACGCCAACCGGACAACCAACTGCTTCTACGCCACAAGCTGGTTCAGTAGCACAGGTCACGCAGAATCCTTATGTCAGTAGCCAGCCTGCACAAGCTCGCACTCAGCCTGCAACCACCGCTTCGGTTGGAGGTCGTTACGCAACACCTCCTGCTCAAGCCACTCCAGCACAGGCTGCTCCCCAACCGACAGCGCAGCCAAGCGTGGCCCATGTACAACAGGCTCAGCGACAACGTGCACAGCCCCAAATGCCAGCGAACGCGATGCCCCAAAGCTACAAGCGGAATCCTGAGGCAGTAAATACACAGTCGTCTGCACAAGTAGTTGCATCTCAGGTTCCTACAAGTCCACAACAGAACCTTGCAGCCACCACGACTCCTGCAGATCAGGCGAACGCAACCTCAGCATCCCAGCAACCGGTTGCCCCTTTCGTCGACAGAAGGGTCACACCAACGGCAGACAACAGCATCACTCCCACGCCTCAAGGTTTCGCTGCGGCTGGCGCAGCCGCAGGCCAGAAGGCGGGAACCGCCCCACTAGGGTTCGATGGTTACTGTCCTGTATCGTTGAAGGACCACAAGAGATGGGTGAAGGGTAAAGTCGAGCATGGAGTTGTCCATCGCAATCGGCTCTATCTCTTCGCCAGCGACGAAGCACGCCAAAGGTTCTACTCCAATCCTGACAAGTTCAGCCCCGTGTTCTCAGGTTGCGATCCTGTGTTGATGCTCGAGCAGCAGCAGGAAGTGCCCGGTTCGCGGCAATACGGCTACAGCCACCGCGGGTCGTTCTATCTGTTCGCCAACAAGATCACGATGCAGAAATTCGCCCAGAATCCGGACGCCTACTCGCAGCAGGTTCGCCAAGCAATGACCACTATCGATAGTCTGCAAGGCGGCGGTACGATTCGGCGATAG
- a CDS encoding fumarylacetoacetate hydrolase family protein, producing MKLIRFGEVDQEKPGLQLADGKRIDCSAFGEDYSETFFATDGLARLEAWFAEHGSSCEEIPSDARLGPPIARPSKIICIGLNFSDHAAESGMAIPEEPVVFFKATSSLVGPNDDLVLPRGGEKTDWEVELAVVIGKKASYVEKEQALDYVAGYALHNDYSERHFQLETGGQWVKGKSCDTFAPLGPFLATKDEIADVNSLAMQLSVNGEQKQNGSTSNFIFDVPTVVSYLSQHMSLLPGDVISTGTPHGVGLGFDPPQYLKAGDVVELSIEGLGSSRQEVKPSR from the coding sequence ATGAAACTAATACGATTTGGCGAAGTCGACCAAGAGAAACCCGGTCTGCAGCTTGCGGACGGAAAGCGGATTGATTGCTCAGCGTTCGGCGAAGATTACAGCGAAACCTTCTTTGCCACCGACGGACTCGCACGGCTGGAAGCGTGGTTCGCGGAACACGGATCGTCCTGCGAAGAGATTCCCAGTGATGCCCGTTTGGGGCCGCCGATCGCTCGCCCGTCGAAGATCATTTGCATCGGGCTCAACTTTAGCGACCACGCCGCCGAGTCCGGCATGGCGATTCCCGAAGAGCCGGTTGTCTTCTTCAAGGCGACCAGTTCGCTGGTCGGACCGAATGACGATCTGGTCCTTCCTCGTGGCGGTGAGAAGACCGACTGGGAAGTGGAACTTGCCGTGGTGATTGGCAAGAAGGCAAGCTACGTCGAGAAGGAACAGGCGCTGGATTACGTGGCTGGCTATGCTCTACATAACGACTATTCCGAACGACACTTCCAGCTCGAAACCGGCGGCCAGTGGGTCAAGGGAAAGAGCTGCGATACGTTCGCTCCGCTCGGACCGTTTCTCGCTACGAAAGACGAGATCGCCGACGTCAATTCGTTAGCCATGCAGCTTTCAGTCAATGGTGAGCAGAAGCAAAACGGCTCGACATCAAATTTCATTTTCGACGTGCCGACAGTCGTTAGCTATCTGAGTCAACACATGTCGCTACTCCCAGGCGATGTCATCTCCACGGGGACCCCGCACGGCGTTGGTCTAGGCTTTGATCCGCCGCAGTACCTCAAGGCTGGGGATGTGGTTGAGCTGAGTATCGAGGGATTAGGTTCCTCACGGCAGGAAGTGAAGCCTTCGCGGTAG
- a CDS encoding acyltransferase → MSTVTPANSSPPFQLESIQALRAFAAWLVVLYHLAETPDERWSIVEGQANWLHFYRVIGFSGVDLFFVISGVVMMVTCYHRFGNAAEVPRFLWRRATRVYPLYWFTTFAVLTAAWLVPSLAVRDKFVGANLVKSLVLWPQQDFPAVAVGWTLVFEMYFYLVFAALLPFSKKAVRADLLLWGAVTLIFFFHYDQPDFHSLRGNLSLPIFASPLTLEFLAGCLIGWYACERKHCLPAVSLWVGAALLLLVGYFVGNYYPDESQYGLLRVSVYGTAAALVVAGAVGLEQLGRWPRLPGQGLWDGLAFWGNASYSLYLSHVYVIALVAKLQSGLSPEMTPATRFAWTLVCLACCGLVAALGHLLVEQPLLRLFRSRQFTGKTPVAK, encoded by the coding sequence GTGAGTACCGTCACGCCTGCTAATTCGTCCCCGCCGTTTCAGCTTGAGAGCATTCAGGCCTTGCGAGCTTTTGCCGCTTGGCTGGTAGTTCTGTATCACCTGGCGGAAACTCCCGACGAGCGTTGGTCGATCGTCGAGGGTCAGGCCAATTGGTTGCACTTCTATCGAGTCATTGGCTTCTCCGGGGTTGATCTGTTCTTTGTGATCAGCGGCGTGGTGATGATGGTCACCTGTTACCACCGTTTCGGTAACGCGGCAGAAGTGCCCCGCTTCCTCTGGCGGCGAGCGACGCGGGTTTATCCGCTGTATTGGTTCACGACGTTTGCCGTGTTGACGGCTGCCTGGTTGGTTCCTTCGCTGGCAGTGCGCGACAAGTTTGTCGGGGCGAATCTCGTGAAGTCGCTCGTGTTGTGGCCGCAGCAAGACTTCCCCGCCGTTGCCGTTGGTTGGACGCTTGTTTTCGAGATGTACTTTTATTTGGTCTTCGCGGCTTTATTGCCGTTTTCCAAGAAAGCAGTTCGCGCTGACCTACTGCTTTGGGGCGCGGTGACGCTCATCTTTTTCTTTCATTACGACCAGCCTGATTTTCATTCACTCCGCGGCAACTTGAGTTTGCCGATTTTTGCTTCGCCGCTCACGCTGGAGTTTCTCGCTGGGTGCCTGATCGGTTGGTATGCGTGTGAGCGAAAGCATTGTTTGCCCGCGGTTAGCTTGTGGGTTGGAGCGGCTTTGCTGTTGCTGGTCGGTTACTTCGTTGGGAATTATTACCCGGACGAATCCCAGTACGGTTTGTTGCGTGTGTCGGTCTACGGAACCGCGGCAGCGCTGGTCGTGGCGGGTGCGGTGGGGCTGGAGCAGTTGGGCCGTTGGCCGCGGCTGCCGGGCCAGGGTCTTTGGGATGGATTGGCGTTTTGGGGGAATGCTTCGTACTCGTTGTATCTGTCGCACGTGTATGTCATTGCTTTGGTTGCCAAACTGCAAAGCGGGCTCTCTCCCGAGATGACCCCCGCGACCCGTTTCGCGTGGACGCTAGTTTGCCTCGCTTGCTGCGGGCTGGTGGCAGCCCTGGGACACCTTTTGGTCGAGCAACCGCTGTTGAGGCTCTTCCGAAGTCGACAATTCACCGGCAAGACTCCCGTTGCGAAGTAG
- a CDS encoding IclR family transcriptional regulator: protein MAKKRTTKTSYEVPALEKGLDILELLAVHEAGLTQQQIAEYLGRSLSQLYRMLNCLLKRGYVQKATSDDRYRLSAKLFVLAHQYPPTHRLHETAMPILRGLAQQIEQSCHLGVPDEGFLLIMSQVDAPGFLSYTVRVGMRVPLAKTGSGMVLLAFQPEDKQKQWIAASAENVNNQQRTALLRRLKQVRRRGYEKRASQFVGGVTDLSAPVLDHTDCAVAAITVPYLAQSQHSRPVDVVLEEVVVAAGKLSQKLQASN, encoded by the coding sequence ATGGCAAAGAAACGTACAACAAAGACCAGTTACGAAGTCCCTGCCCTGGAGAAAGGTCTCGACATCTTAGAATTGCTGGCAGTGCACGAAGCCGGACTGACTCAGCAGCAGATTGCTGAGTACTTAGGGCGAAGTCTGAGCCAGCTTTACCGCATGCTTAACTGCCTGCTGAAGAGAGGCTACGTCCAGAAGGCAACGTCCGACGATCGGTATCGCCTCTCAGCAAAACTGTTCGTACTCGCTCACCAATACCCGCCGACGCATCGCTTGCACGAAACAGCAATGCCGATCCTCCGAGGGTTGGCTCAACAGATTGAGCAATCTTGCCATCTGGGTGTGCCGGACGAAGGTTTCTTGCTAATCATGTCCCAGGTCGATGCACCGGGGTTTTTGAGCTATACCGTCCGCGTTGGCATGCGAGTCCCGCTTGCCAAGACCGGCTCGGGGATGGTTTTGTTAGCGTTTCAACCCGAAGATAAACAAAAGCAATGGATCGCAGCGTCAGCAGAGAACGTCAATAACCAACAAAGGACGGCCCTACTGAGACGTCTGAAGCAAGTTCGCCGTCGCGGATATGAGAAGCGAGCGAGTCAATTCGTCGGAGGCGTGACCGATCTATCGGCCCCGGTCCTCGACCATACTGATTGTGCCGTAGCAGCAATCACAGTACCCTACCTGGCCCAATCTCAGCACAGCCGTCCGGTCGATGTCGTGTTAGAAGAGGTTGTGGTAGCCGCAGGCAAACTCTCCCAGAAACTTCAGGCATCCAACTAA
- a CDS encoding SDR family oxidoreductase — MSKRLTEKVAVVTGGGSGIGEAICLRFASEGARVAVLDLDGNAAEKVAAAIGESGGEARPYQCDVSNMASVEEMLAQAAKDFGGLTTLVNNAGIAHIGNVEQTSPEDLDKLYQVNVKGVYHCLQVSIPYLKSSGGGSIVNMGSIASTVGIPDRFAYSMSKGAVLMMSRSVACDYLDDNIRCNCISPARVHTPFVDKFLADNYPGNEAEMLANLSATQPLGRMGQPEEIASLAVYLASDEATFVTGANFEIDGGFHNLKP, encoded by the coding sequence ATGAGTAAGCGACTCACTGAGAAAGTCGCCGTTGTCACGGGAGGTGGCTCCGGCATTGGCGAAGCGATCTGCCTGCGGTTCGCATCCGAGGGTGCTCGAGTGGCGGTACTCGACCTCGACGGCAATGCCGCGGAGAAAGTCGCTGCTGCGATTGGTGAGAGTGGCGGAGAAGCCCGGCCTTACCAGTGCGATGTGTCAAATATGGCGAGTGTCGAAGAAATGCTGGCTCAGGCCGCGAAGGATTTCGGCGGACTGACAACGCTGGTGAACAATGCGGGCATCGCCCACATCGGCAATGTGGAACAGACCAGCCCGGAAGACTTGGATAAGCTGTACCAGGTCAACGTGAAGGGCGTCTACCATTGCCTACAAGTGAGTATTCCCTATTTGAAAAGCAGTGGCGGTGGGTCGATCGTCAACATGGGCTCGATCGCCTCGACGGTAGGTATCCCCGATCGGTTCGCGTATTCCATGAGCAAGGGGGCTGTGCTGATGATGTCACGCTCCGTGGCGTGTGATTACCTTGATGACAACATCCGCTGCAACTGCATTTCACCGGCGCGGGTTCATACCCCCTTCGTGGATAAGTTTTTGGCAGACAACTATCCCGGCAACGAAGCAGAGATGCTGGCGAATCTCTCCGCCACTCAGCCTCTAGGACGAATGGGCCAGCCCGAGGAGATCGCCTCGCTGGCCGTGTATTTGGCTTCGGATGAAGCGACGTTCGTCACCGGCGCGAATTTTGAGATCGATGGCGGATTCCACAACCTAAAACCCTAA